In Phreatobacter aquaticus, a single genomic region encodes these proteins:
- a CDS encoding alpha/beta fold hydrolase — protein MSSLLDPAMALLAVPLLAAWTGHRARAITQRFPPSGQFVATRAGRLHLIDQGQGDLPVLFLHGASGTLRVWEPAIGRHLAGLGRTILVDRPGHGFSERKAGRGAASLAHQAGAMIDALDALDIGRVVVVAHSWAGALGTRLALDYPDRVAGLMLIAPVTHPWPGGISWYYTAASLPVIGPLFSWTVALPAGELLMRRSIDGVFAPQSIGADYSHEAGIPLVLRPRQFMANAEDCVALNDQVAAQAPRYGEIACPVTVISGDSDGVVWTHLHSLGMARDVPQTRLIILDNVGHSPHHASPERLVAEIHDIKARAAG, from the coding sequence ATGAGTTCGCTTCTCGATCCAGCCATGGCCTTGCTGGCCGTGCCGCTGTTGGCCGCCTGGACCGGCCACAGGGCGCGCGCGATCACGCAACGCTTTCCACCATCCGGCCAGTTTGTCGCGACACGCGCCGGGCGTCTGCATCTCATCGATCAGGGGCAGGGTGACCTGCCAGTGCTGTTTCTCCACGGGGCCAGCGGCACGCTGCGCGTCTGGGAGCCTGCGATCGGCCGCCATCTCGCAGGTCTTGGCCGGACCATTCTCGTGGATCGGCCTGGGCATGGGTTCAGCGAGCGCAAGGCCGGTCGAGGCGCTGCATCGCTTGCCCATCAGGCCGGTGCGATGATCGACGCGCTCGACGCCCTGGATATCGGCAGGGTCGTGGTCGTGGCCCATTCATGGGCAGGCGCACTCGGCACCCGGTTGGCGCTCGACTATCCCGACCGGGTAGCCGGCCTGATGCTGATCGCCCCCGTGACCCATCCCTGGCCTGGCGGCATTTCCTGGTACTACACCGCCGCGTCGCTGCCGGTCATCGGCCCGCTGTTCTCGTGGACCGTCGCATTGCCGGCTGGCGAACTGTTGATGAGGCGATCGATTGATGGCGTGTTCGCGCCCCAGTCGATCGGCGCCGACTACAGCCATGAGGCGGGCATCCCGCTGGTGCTCCGGCCGCGGCAATTCATGGCCAATGCCGAGGACTGCGTGGCTCTCAACGATCAGGTCGCGGCGCAGGCTCCGCGCTATGGCGAGATTGCCTGCCCCGTGACGGTTATCTCAGGCGACAGCGACGGCGTCGTCTGGACCCATCTGCATTCGCTTGGCATGGCGCGGGACGTGCCCCAGACGCGCCTCATCATCCTCGACAATGTCGGCCATTCCCCGCATCACGCGTCGCCCGAGCGGCTCGTTGCGGAGATACACGATATCAAGGCCAGAGCAGCCGGCTGA
- the pyk gene encoding pyruvate kinase, whose translation MRRQRRIKIIATLGPASSTRDQIAALFDAGADVFRINMSHTPHDKLREFVDVIRSIEHEIHRPIGILADLQGPKLRVGAFKDGPVMLVKGAAFTLDSDKSDGDVTRVQLPHPEILAALEPGHRLILDDGKVVLVAERCTPKLAECRVVVGGKLSNRKGVSLPDTTLPVSALTDKDRSDLDAALNAGVDWVALSFVQRPEDVAEVKKIARGRAAVMAKIEKPQAVTRLAEIMEISDALMVARGDLGVEMPMAKVPGIQKQITRLARRTGKPVVVATQMLESMITAPVPTRAEVSDVATAVFEGADAIMLSAESAAGQYPVEAVEMMSRIAEEVESDPTYRGVIQNQRAEPEATGADAIALAARDIAETLDLSAIVCWTSSGSTAVRVARERPKPITIALTPNIATGRRLALLWGVHCVVTQDARDLDDMVSRACRFAFKDGFAKPGQRIIVVAGVPLGTPGATNMLRIAFVGSDAVDV comes from the coding sequence ATGCGACGCCAGCGCCGGATCAAGATCATCGCGACCCTCGGGCCTGCCTCTTCGACGCGCGACCAGATCGCGGCCCTGTTCGACGCCGGTGCCGATGTCTTCCGGATCAACATGAGCCACACGCCGCACGACAAGCTGCGCGAATTCGTCGATGTCATCCGCTCGATCGAGCATGAGATTCATCGTCCGATCGGCATCCTTGCGGATCTCCAGGGTCCCAAGCTGAGGGTCGGAGCCTTCAAGGATGGCCCGGTCATGCTGGTGAAGGGCGCAGCATTCACACTGGACTCGGACAAATCCGACGGTGACGTGACCCGTGTCCAGCTGCCGCATCCGGAGATTTTGGCAGCGCTCGAACCTGGGCACCGGCTGATTCTGGACGACGGCAAGGTCGTTCTGGTGGCCGAGCGGTGCACGCCGAAGCTCGCGGAGTGCAGGGTTGTCGTCGGTGGCAAGCTGTCGAACCGCAAGGGCGTCAGCCTCCCCGACACGACGCTGCCTGTCTCGGCCCTGACAGACAAGGACCGCTCAGACCTCGACGCAGCCCTCAACGCCGGAGTCGACTGGGTGGCGCTCTCCTTCGTCCAGCGCCCCGAAGACGTTGCCGAGGTGAAGAAGATCGCGCGCGGCCGCGCCGCCGTCATGGCCAAGATCGAGAAGCCGCAGGCGGTGACGCGTCTGGCAGAGATCATGGAGATTTCGGATGCGCTGATGGTTGCCCGCGGCGACCTCGGCGTCGAGATGCCGATGGCCAAGGTGCCGGGTATCCAGAAGCAGATCACAAGGCTGGCCCGCCGCACCGGCAAGCCGGTGGTGGTCGCCACCCAGATGCTGGAGAGCATGATCACAGCGCCGGTCCCGACACGCGCTGAAGTGTCCGACGTCGCCACTGCCGTGTTTGAAGGCGCGGATGCCATCATGCTGTCGGCGGAGAGTGCGGCCGGACAATACCCGGTCGAGGCCGTGGAGATGATGAGCCGGATCGCCGAGGAAGTGGAATCCGATCCGACCTATCGGGGCGTGATCCAGAACCAGAGGGCAGAACCCGAGGCCACCGGCGCCGACGCCATCGCGCTGGCCGCACGCGACATTGCCGAGACCCTCGACCTGTCGGCGATCGTCTGCTGGACCTCGTCCGGTTCGACCGCCGTCCGTGTCGCCCGCGAGCGGCCGAAGCCGATCACCATCGCACTCACTCCGAACATCGCCACAGGACGGCGCCTTGCACTGCTCTGGGGGGTGCATTGCGTGGTGACGCAGGATGCGCGCGACCTTGACGACATGGTCAGCCGTGCCTGCCGCTTTGCCTTCAAGGACGGCTTTGCCAAGCCGGGGCAGCGGATCATCGTGGTCGCCGGCGTCCCGCTGGGTACGCCGGGCGCGACCAACATGTTGCGCATTGCCTTCGTCGGAAGCGATGCCGTCGATGTCTGA
- the ispH gene encoding 4-hydroxy-3-methylbut-2-enyl diphosphate reductase, translating into MALDQQKPPLTILLCSPRGFCAGVVRAIDAVEQALRIYGPPVYVRHEIVHNRFVVDGLKAKGAIFVEELSEIPDTRAPVIFSAHGVPKSVPADAESRNFLAIDATCPLVTKVHREAEIHFRRGREVVLIGHAGHPEVVGTMGQLPEGAVTLVETIAQARAFAPRDEKALAFVTQTTLSVDDTREIVEFLNQRFPAIVGPHKEDICYATTNRQEAVKRVAPMVEAMLVVGAPNSSNSQRLREVAEREGCRIAVLVQRAADIDWNQFGTITSLGITAGASAPEVLVEEIIEAFALRYDVSVETVSTADESVFFPLPRQLRPDAAA; encoded by the coding sequence TTGGCCCTCGACCAGCAGAAGCCACCGCTGACCATTCTGCTCTGCTCGCCGCGCGGCTTCTGCGCAGGCGTTGTCCGGGCCATCGACGCCGTGGAACAGGCGCTACGGATCTATGGTCCGCCGGTCTATGTCCGCCATGAGATCGTCCACAACCGGTTCGTCGTCGACGGCCTGAAGGCAAAGGGCGCGATCTTCGTCGAGGAACTGTCGGAAATTCCCGATACCCGTGCTCCGGTGATCTTCTCTGCCCACGGCGTGCCGAAATCGGTGCCCGCCGATGCCGAGTCCCGCAATTTCCTGGCCATCGACGCCACCTGCCCACTGGTGACCAAGGTGCACCGCGAAGCGGAAATTCATTTCCGCCGCGGCCGCGAGGTTGTGCTCATCGGCCATGCCGGCCACCCCGAAGTGGTCGGCACCATGGGGCAACTGCCGGAAGGCGCCGTGACACTGGTCGAGACCATCGCACAGGCCCGCGCCTTCGCGCCGCGTGACGAGAAGGCGCTCGCCTTCGTCACCCAGACGACCTTGTCGGTCGATGACACCCGGGAAATTGTTGAATTCCTCAACCAGCGCTTCCCGGCGATCGTCGGTCCCCACAAGGAAGACATCTGCTACGCCACCACCAATCGCCAGGAAGCGGTGAAGCGCGTTGCGCCCATGGTCGAGGCCATGCTGGTCGTTGGTGCACCGAATTCCTCGAACTCGCAGCGGCTGCGAGAGGTCGCCGAGCGCGAAGGGTGCCGCATCGCGGTGCTCGTCCAGCGGGCGGCCGACATCGATTGGAATCAGTTCGGCACAATCACGTCGCTCGGCATCACGGCCGGTGCCTCCGCTCCGGAAGTCCTGGTCGAGGAGATCATTGAAGCCTTCGCCCTGCGCTACGACGTCAGCGTCGAGACTGTCTCGACCGCCGACGAGAGCGTCTTCTTCCCCCTGCCCCGCCAGCTGCGTCCCGACGCCGCGGCGTGA
- a CDS encoding protein-disulfide reductase DsbD domain-containing protein: MPASPWSRDLKSSARLIAGASTGSGAGLLLSAGLEITLEPGTKTYWRTPGDSGVPPHFDWSGSTNLAEVTVRWPAPMRFPDGNGFSIGYKHAVILPLDIVARDPAAPVVLALKLDYAVCEQVCIPAKAEASLRLGAGPAADPALGERIERSRDLVPTREAQGLGLKVTGIDRSGPRPVALLTAIVSTNDGTVDLFAEGPDSRWALPLPDALDDDGPVRRFRLDLDGVPRGADPLTQPLTFTLVAGARAIETTLTLS, translated from the coding sequence GTGCCCGCGTCGCCGTGGTCGCGCGACCTCAAGTCGTCCGCACGGCTGATCGCGGGTGCGAGCACGGGCTCTGGTGCAGGCCTTCTGCTGTCGGCCGGCCTGGAGATCACGCTGGAGCCGGGGACGAAGACCTATTGGCGGACGCCTGGCGATTCGGGGGTGCCGCCGCACTTTGACTGGTCCGGTTCGACCAATTTGGCGGAGGTCACGGTCAGGTGGCCGGCGCCCATGCGGTTTCCCGACGGGAACGGCTTCTCCATAGGCTACAAGCATGCCGTGATCCTGCCACTGGATATCGTGGCCCGCGATCCTGCGGCGCCGGTCGTTCTTGCTCTCAAGCTCGACTATGCCGTCTGCGAACAGGTGTGCATTCCCGCCAAGGCGGAAGCCTCGCTGAGGCTTGGCGCCGGTCCGGCAGCAGATCCTGCTCTCGGCGAACGTATCGAGCGGAGCCGCGACCTTGTCCCGACGCGGGAAGCGCAAGGCTTAGGCCTCAAGGTGACCGGAATAGACCGGTCCGGTCCAAGACCTGTCGCCCTACTGACGGCCATCGTCAGCACCAATGACGGCACGGTGGACCTGTTTGCCGAGGGCCCGGATTCGCGCTGGGCCCTGCCGCTGCCGGACGCTCTGGATGACGACGGCCCGGTTCGCCGCTTTCGGCTTGACCTCGACGGCGTTCCCCGGGGCGCCGACCCGTTGACCCAGCCCCTCACCTTCACGCTGGTCGCTGGCGCCAGGGCCATTGAGACAACGCTGACACTGAGCTGA
- a CDS encoding BrnA antitoxin family protein, producing MSRPPFRSTSRDPRSLAEAAFKSTKPEPPPLPAAKPALPSVREMVTLRIDQDVLAHFQEGGPGWQDRINDALRTLIAK from the coding sequence ATGTCGAGACCACCGTTCCGTTCGACCAGCCGTGATCCGCGCAGCCTGGCCGAAGCCGCCTTCAAGTCGACCAAGCCTGAGCCACCGCCGCTGCCTGCGGCCAAGCCAGCACTGCCGAGCGTCCGCGAAATGGTGACGCTGCGCATAGACCAGGACGTGCTTGCCCATTTCCAGGAGGGCGGACCGGGCTGGCAGGACCGGATCAACGACGCGCTGCGAACGCTGATCGCCAAGTAA
- a CDS encoding peroxiredoxin, translating into MTINVGDKLPEATFRVMTDDGPAARTTADIFAGKTVILFAVPGAFTPTCHKNHLPGFVAKADEFKAKGIDAIYATSTNDVFVLDAWQKASGAVGKVGVLADGSADFAKAIGLENDMSAFGMGMRTKRYSMLVKDGVVASLNVEDSPGKADVSGADALLGQI; encoded by the coding sequence ATGACGATCAATGTCGGTGACAAGCTGCCCGAAGCCACGTTTCGCGTGATGACCGATGATGGCCCCGCGGCGCGGACGACCGCCGACATCTTCGCGGGCAAGACAGTTATCCTCTTTGCGGTACCCGGCGCCTTCACGCCGACTTGCCACAAGAACCACCTCCCGGGCTTCGTGGCCAAGGCGGACGAGTTCAAGGCGAAGGGTATCGATGCGATCTATGCCACCTCGACCAACGACGTCTTCGTCCTGGATGCCTGGCAGAAGGCCTCGGGCGCGGTCGGCAAGGTGGGCGTGCTGGCCGATGGCAGCGCCGATTTCGCCAAGGCAATTGGCCTGGAGAACGATATGTCCGCCTTCGGCATGGGCATGCGCACGAAGCGCTATTCCATGCTGGTGAAGGACGGCGTCGTCGCGTCCCTGAACGTCGAGGACTCGCCCGGCAAGGCGGACGTCTCGGGCGCGGACGCGCTTCTCGGCCAGATCTGA
- a CDS encoding homoserine kinase, which produces MAVYTDVTAEDLSAHLARYDIGELLSFKGIAEGVENSNFLLHTTAGTFILTLYEKRVDPADLPFFIGLMEHLSRRGLNCPQPVKMRDGETLGELAGRPAAIVTFLEGMWIRRPQVAHCAAVGRALAELHLAGDGFAITRVNALSVKGWRPLYDRARDRADTVAPGLAATIAAELDHCEANWPGSLPTGVIHADLFNDNVFFLHDSLSGLIDFYFACNDILAYDLAICLNAWCFSADFEFDFAKGMAMIAAYQAVRPLSADERNALPLLARGSALRFLLTRLVDWLNVPPGAVVTPKDPLEYLSKLRFHQHVKSPTEYGLA; this is translated from the coding sequence ATGGCCGTCTACACCGACGTCACCGCCGAGGACCTCTCGGCCCATCTCGCGCGCTACGATATCGGCGAGCTGCTGTCGTTCAAGGGCATCGCCGAAGGCGTCGAGAATTCGAATTTCCTGCTTCACACGACGGCTGGCACCTTCATCCTGACGCTCTACGAAAAGCGCGTCGATCCGGCGGACCTGCCCTTCTTCATCGGGCTGATGGAACATCTGAGCCGGCGCGGCCTCAATTGCCCTCAGCCGGTGAAGATGCGCGACGGTGAGACGCTCGGCGAACTGGCAGGACGGCCTGCCGCGATCGTCACCTTTCTCGAAGGCATGTGGATCAGGCGACCGCAGGTCGCCCATTGCGCTGCGGTCGGCCGGGCGCTCGCCGAGTTGCACCTTGCGGGCGACGGCTTCGCGATCACGCGCGTCAATGCGCTTTCAGTGAAGGGCTGGCGCCCGCTCTATGACCGAGCACGCGATCGTGCCGACACTGTCGCGCCTGGCCTGGCTGCAACCATTGCGGCGGAGCTTGACCATTGCGAGGCCAACTGGCCGGGAAGCCTGCCGACCGGCGTGATCCACGCCGACCTCTTCAACGACAATGTCTTCTTCCTGCATGACAGCCTGTCCGGCCTGATCGACTTCTATTTCGCCTGCAACGATATCCTCGCCTACGATCTGGCGATCTGCCTCAATGCCTGGTGCTTCTCCGCCGATTTCGAGTTCGATTTCGCCAAGGGCATGGCGATGATTGCGGCCTACCAGGCCGTTCGCCCGCTGAGCGCCGATGAGCGGAATGCCCTTCCGCTGCTGGCCCGGGGCTCCGCCCTGCGCTTCCTGCTGACCCGCCTTGTCGACTGGCTGAATGTTCCGCCTGGCGCGGTCGTCACGCCCAAGGATCCGCTGGAATACCTGTCCAAGCTGCGCTTTCACCAGCACGTGAAATCGCCAACCGAATATGGCCTCGCATGA
- a CDS encoding DUF4031 domain-containing protein: MAVYVDAPIWHWQGLRWCHLLADDLDELHRFASRLGLHRSSYQGPPKTTAPHYDITGFERKRAIALGAKDCSRDEIVAVFRRVRVARR; this comes from the coding sequence GTGGCTGTTTACGTGGATGCCCCGATCTGGCACTGGCAGGGCCTGCGCTGGTGCCATCTGCTGGCGGACGACCTCGATGAACTCCATCGATTCGCGAGCCGGCTAGGTCTGCATCGGTCCTCCTATCAGGGACCTCCCAAGACGACGGCTCCGCACTATGACATTACCGGCTTCGAGCGGAAGCGTGCCATTGCGCTCGGCGCCAAAGATTGTTCCCGCGACGAGATCGTCGCAGTATTCCGGCGTGTCCGCGTTGCAAGGCGCTAG
- a CDS encoding ABC transporter substrate-binding protein, which yields MSEITRRLALSAGAVLMAGGSAMAQAIDPAMRAELAPGGRLRAAINFGNPVLAKRDSATGAPGGVSVVLARTLAERLGVPLDLVAYEAAGRVTDAARSGAWDIAFLAIDPLRANDIAFTTPYVLIEGTYMVRTESPLRSIEEVDRAGLRISVGRGSAYDLFLTRAIRNATLVRVASSALAITDFAAGQSDVAAGVRQPLVEFARQNPGFRVMDGRFMAIEQAMGTPQGRPLASSYLKRFIEEMKANGLIARVLRETGEHDAVVAPPAN from the coding sequence ATGTCTGAGATCACCCGCAGGCTTGCGCTCTCCGCGGGGGCGGTCCTGATGGCCGGAGGTTCGGCGATGGCCCAGGCGATCGATCCGGCAATGCGAGCGGAACTCGCGCCCGGCGGACGCCTGCGGGCAGCGATCAATTTTGGCAATCCAGTCCTCGCCAAGCGCGATTCCGCGACAGGTGCCCCGGGCGGTGTATCGGTCGTCCTGGCGCGCACGCTCGCTGAGCGGCTGGGCGTACCGCTCGACCTCGTTGCCTATGAGGCTGCCGGACGGGTCACCGATGCGGCCCGCAGCGGGGCCTGGGACATCGCCTTCCTGGCGATCGATCCCCTCCGCGCCAATGACATCGCCTTCACCACGCCCTACGTCCTGATCGAAGGCACCTATATGGTGCGGACGGAAAGCCCGCTGCGCAGCATCGAGGAGGTCGATCGCGCAGGCCTGCGCATTTCAGTCGGGCGCGGTAGCGCCTACGACCTGTTCCTCACGCGGGCCATCAGAAATGCCACGCTCGTGCGCGTCGCCAGCTCGGCCCTCGCAATCACTGATTTCGCAGCCGGCCAGTCGGATGTGGCGGCCGGTGTGCGCCAGCCGCTCGTCGAGTTTGCCCGTCAGAACCCAGGCTTCCGCGTGATGGACGGGCGGTTCATGGCGATCGAGCAGGCCATGGGCACGCCACAGGGACGGCCACTGGCCAGCAGCTATCTCAAGCGATTCATCGAGGAGATGAAGGCGAACGGTCTGATTGCCCGCGTGCTGCGGGAAACCGGCGAGCACGACGCTGTCGTGGCACCACCAGCCAATTGA
- the rnhA gene encoding ribonuclease HI — MTVRRVEIFTDGACSGNPGPGGWGAILRYNGAEKELSGGEALTTNNRMELLAAITSLEALTRPSEVDLHTDSQYVKNGISTWIHGWKRNGWKTADKKPVKNADLWQRLDDVCDLHKVTWHWVKGHAGHDENERADELARMGMAPFKPGR; from the coding sequence ATGACCGTCCGCCGCGTCGAGATCTTCACCGACGGCGCCTGTTCCGGCAATCCGGGGCCTGGCGGCTGGGGCGCCATCCTGCGCTACAACGGCGCCGAGAAGGAGCTCTCCGGCGGCGAGGCGCTGACCACCAACAACCGGATGGAACTTCTCGCAGCCATCACCTCGCTTGAAGCGCTCACCCGCCCCTCCGAGGTCGACCTCCACACCGACAGCCAATATGTGAAGAACGGCATTTCCACCTGGATCCATGGCTGGAAGCGCAATGGTTGGAAGACGGCCGACAAGAAGCCGGTGAAGAACGCCGATCTCTGGCAACGCCTCGACGATGTCTGCGACCTGCACAAGGTGACTTGGCACTGGGTCAAGGGCCATGCCGGTCATGACGAGAACGAGCGCGCCGACGAACTGGCCCGAATGGGCATGGCACCGTTCAAGCCGGGGCGTTAA
- a CDS encoding cupin domain-containing protein codes for MQQEAINAASLATLELDPAPIRPEWVLEGQPIARCRHWSDSSDGTTSAMVWDCTAGRFRWFFGGDEIIHIIEGEVIVSGDGVPERRLGPGDAALFRAGTWATWHVPNYVRKHAICRDSLPTYVTLSLRATRKASRLANALAARLIGRATAIAARPALPLAIMAALVG; via the coding sequence ATGCAGCAAGAAGCCATCAACGCCGCAAGCCTCGCAACATTGGAACTCGACCCGGCGCCGATCCGTCCGGAATGGGTTCTGGAAGGTCAGCCCATCGCCCGTTGCCGGCACTGGTCCGACAGCAGCGATGGCACCACATCCGCCATGGTGTGGGATTGCACAGCCGGACGGTTCCGCTGGTTCTTTGGCGGCGACGAGATCATCCATATCATTGAGGGCGAGGTCATCGTTTCCGGCGATGGCGTCCCGGAGCGACGGCTTGGACCGGGCGATGCGGCGCTGTTCCGCGCTGGCACATGGGCCACCTGGCACGTTCCAAACTATGTCAGGAAACACGCGATTTGCCGCGACAGCCTGCCGACCTATGTGACCCTTTCGCTGCGCGCGACGCGCAAGGCCTCAAGATTGGCCAATGCGCTCGCCGCCAGGCTGATCGGTCGGGCAACCGCGATTGCAGCGCGCCCCGCCTTGCCGCTCGCAATCATGGCCGCGCTGGTCGGCTAA
- a CDS encoding YqgE/AlgH family protein, translated as MAANKTKRRSRGDPQGYLDGQMLIAMPTMRDERFSRSVIYMCAHSSDGAMGIVVNHTAANLAFPDLLVQLDIIPESQKITLPERISDVRVLRGGPVETGRGFVLHSSDFFIENSTLPIDEGICLTATLDILKAIALGDGPSNAILALGYAGWGAGQLENEIQSNGWLHCPADADLIFGSDVETKYERAMRKIGIDPAMLSSDAGHA; from the coding sequence ATGGCTGCGAACAAGACAAAACGCAGGTCACGCGGCGACCCGCAGGGCTATCTGGACGGCCAGATGCTGATCGCCATGCCGACCATGCGCGATGAACGCTTCTCCCGGAGCGTGATCTACATGTGCGCCCATTCATCTGATGGGGCGATGGGCATCGTCGTCAATCACACCGCAGCCAATCTCGCCTTTCCCGATCTGCTCGTCCAACTCGACATCATTCCCGAGTCCCAGAAAATCACCCTTCCGGAGCGCATCAGCGACGTCCGTGTGCTGCGTGGCGGCCCGGTCGAGACCGGCCGCGGATTTGTGCTGCATTCCTCGGATTTCTTCATCGAGAACTCGACCTTGCCCATCGACGAGGGCATCTGCCTGACTGCGACGCTCGACATCCTCAAGGCCATCGCGCTCGGCGACGGGCCGAGCAATGCGATCCTGGCGCTGGGATATGCCGGCTGGGGAGCGGGTCAGCTCGAAAACGAGATCCAGTCGAACGGCTGGCTCCATTGTCCCGCCGATGCGGACCTCATCTTCGGGTCCGACGTCGAGACCAAATACGAGCGGGCCATGCGCAAGATCGGCATCGATCCCGCCATGCTGTCGAGCGATGCCGGCCACGCTTGA
- a CDS encoding tetratricopeptide repeat protein produces the protein MRSVDRRRILPHLRGMTRAAVFLFALTIGSGSALAQITGPTPPPPAERPPAVGNLVAPSLEALRARRLDELYSRLREATDPRQARVIEREIDTQMVQSGSDTADLLTARATDAYRRNDHDLSLALLDTVVDLYPDYVEGWSRRASVHFARKEYGAAVADLEQVLAREPRYFGAYVGLGMIFQQLGEDRPALTAFQRAIEINPHIERIPEIIRRLKPKVDGRDL, from the coding sequence GGCGTATCCTGCCTCACCTTCGGGGCATGACACGCGCGGCGGTTTTTCTGTTTGCACTGACGATTGGTTCCGGCTCGGCTCTGGCCCAGATCACGGGTCCGACGCCCCCTCCGCCTGCCGAGCGCCCCCCGGCTGTCGGCAATCTTGTCGCGCCTTCTCTCGAAGCCCTGCGGGCACGCCGACTCGACGAACTCTATTCCCGCCTTCGCGAGGCGACCGATCCCCGCCAGGCCCGCGTGATCGAACGCGAGATCGACACGCAGATGGTGCAGTCGGGCTCTGACACGGCCGATCTGTTGACGGCCCGCGCGACCGACGCCTACCGGCGCAACGACCACGACCTGTCGCTGGCGCTGCTTGACACCGTGGTCGACCTCTATCCCGACTATGTGGAGGGCTGGAGCCGCCGCGCGAGCGTCCATTTCGCCCGCAAGGAATATGGCGCGGCGGTCGCCGATCTCGAGCAGGTACTCGCCCGCGAACCCCGATATTTCGGCGCCTATGTCGGTCTCGGCATGATCTTCCAGCAACTCGGCGAGGATCGACCGGCACTCACCGCGTTTCAGCGTGCGATCGAGATCAATCCGCATATCGAGCGGATCCCGGAGATCATTCGCAGGCTCAAACCGAAGGTCGACGGCCGCGACCTCTGA
- a CDS encoding FkbM family methyltransferase, which produces MTSQRFTCRIPMDLDCPAPMRDPVAYVLDGEYESHYDGEGLTILDIGANIGSFARWAELRWPGSTIHCYEPNPGTFEFLKRNTEGRTGIHINKAALFPGAKPQETYVSRFAGDGEGGLASYAGDTFLDGVMGESFQVDVVDPATLASADIVKIDIEGGEAEVLAHLDLSKTSLVLLEFQNGRNRERIREVMPADFEVLRDEACEWEPILGYKGYRPDLAGDVYGRMFYLRRGTTRLRPSLPAA; this is translated from the coding sequence ATGACGTCTCAACGCTTCACCTGCCGCATTCCCATGGATCTCGACTGCCCGGCGCCCATGCGCGATCCCGTGGCCTATGTGCTCGATGGCGAATATGAGAGCCATTATGACGGCGAAGGCCTGACCATCCTGGATATCGGCGCGAATATTGGTTCGTTCGCACGCTGGGCCGAACTGCGCTGGCCGGGGTCCACGATCCATTGCTACGAGCCCAATCCGGGGACGTTCGAGTTCCTGAAGCGCAACACCGAGGGGCGGACGGGGATCCATATCAACAAGGCCGCGCTGTTTCCCGGCGCAAAGCCCCAGGAGACCTATGTCTCCCGCTTTGCCGGTGACGGCGAGGGCGGCCTTGCGAGCTATGCCGGCGACACGTTCCTCGACGGCGTGATGGGCGAGAGCTTCCAGGTCGATGTGGTCGATCCGGCGACGCTGGCTTCCGCGGATATCGTCAAGATCGACATCGAGGGTGGCGAGGCCGAGGTACTTGCCCACCTCGATCTGTCGAAAACGTCGCTGGTCCTGCTGGAATTCCAGAACGGGCGCAATCGCGAGCGTATCCGCGAGGTCATGCCGGCCGACTTCGAGGTGCTGCGCGACGAGGCGTGCGAGTGGGAGCCGATCCTCGGCTACAAGGGCTATCGTCCCGATCTCGCCGGAGATGTCTACGGCCGGATGTTCTATCTGCGCCGCGGGACGACGCGGCTGAGGCCGAGCCTTCCGGCGGCCTGA